Within the Paenibacillus sp. AN1007 genome, the region TTCGTTATGACGAATTAATCAAGGCCGTGAAACGTGCTGGTTATAACGTCGAAACGATGCCGTTTGAAGACTACAGCAGCTGGCTGTTCGATGCGAATATTCCTAAAGAGCCGGAAGCTTTACAGCTTGCGATCGCTCAGCTGGAGGGTGATGGAGCAAAGGATTCGGCATATGCTTATGCGTCGCCGGTTACAACGGCTTACGTCGAACCAGCCGGAATTACCTGCGCCAAAACCGACGATCGCTTCATTCAAAGTATGCTGGACTATGCTGTTCAAATCGGTTATTTCCCGGCGCCGATTCGTCCAAACTACGGCACAACCCGGATTGCCGATTAAACTGAAGCGAACAAATCTATAAATGGATATGAAGTTAAAAGCCACTCTCTCGCCAATCCCGGCGAAGAAGTGGCTTTTTTTTGCCATAAGCTGAGTTGAGTGACAAGCTCACATGCAATTAAGCTGCGCAGTGACTTAAACGACATACCGCTGCAGTATCTGACCTTCCACCGCACCGGCTAGATCCAGCGAATTACGGCAATGATTGCGAGATGAGCCGGGTAGAAATAACGCCATATCCAGCGTGGGCCTTTCAAGCGAAAATCTGCCTGATTGTATTGTGCAATGGCAATGCCGATCGATGCCAGCACGCTGAACATCTGTAGAGAGCTGTGGTGGAGCAGCACATAAAGTGCATTCAACACGACATGTGCCATGACCAGCACAGGCCCTTTGAAGTAACGGAACAGCAGCACGAGCAGCAGGCCGTACATCCCATAGTCCATATGTGTCCATTCCATCACCAAGCCTGCCCCGATCGCCAGCGGAATACTAATCAGCTTCGAAGGAATCTTGTCCAGAGCGAGCAGCACAAGCAGTGCAGACCATAGGGTCCAGACGACATTCAATGAGAAATGATTAAACGCTGCCATAAACGGCACTTGGGAAATAAGCGCAATCCAGAACAAGCGCCATATGTATTTCTGCACATTTCTTGTATGTTTATAGCCCATATATATGGAAAAAGCATAGATGGGAAAAGCGATGCGACCGATGATTCTCAGTTCTGTGATATGCGGATAAAACACCGCTCCAATATGATCAATCAGCATCGTTATCATGGCAATCCACTGCATCATAACGACTCCTCCTTTCTTCCCCGTTTCCGTACAGGTAACTTAGTGTATCACAGCATTCCACCCTTTACGCTGCATTCATAATACATGAAGCTCTGATCCTGGGCATATCCTTCAGATTCGTATAATGCTTGAGCCTGCTGATTACTTACAGCCGTAGAGAGTGTAATACGAAGGATTCCATGATCCGCCGCCTGCTTCATCACCGCCTGCATCAGCTTTCTTGCGATCCCCTGCTGACGGTAATTCGCATCCACGTACAAATCGTTCAAAATCCAGATCGGCCCCATCGAAACAGAGCTGTAGCTGGGATAAATCTGCACCAGCCCCGCGGCCTGTCCTTCCGCTTCATTATACTTCCCTTCATTGACTGCCTGGGCTGCACCTGCTCTTTCTTTCCGGTCTTTGATACACTGCGCAATAAAAACAATCGATTCATTATTGTTCATCCGTTCTTCCATGAAACGGCTCGCACCTTCGACATCGGATGACTGTCCATAGAACATACGGTACTCGTTAAACAGCCTGGATACTTCAGTCATATCGTTTAAATTCGCTTGTCTGATTT harbors:
- a CDS encoding TraX family protein produces the protein MMQWIAMITMLIDHIGAVFYPHITELRIIGRIAFPIYAFSIYMGYKHTRNVQKYIWRLFWIALISQVPFMAAFNHFSLNVVWTLWSALLVLLALDKIPSKLISIPLAIGAGLVMEWTHMDYGMYGLLLVLLFRYFKGPVLVMAHVVLNALYVLLHHSSLQMFSVLASIGIAIAQYNQADFRLKGPRWIWRYFYPAHLAIIAVIRWI
- a CDS encoding GNAT family N-acetyltransferase, encoding MEIEIRQANLNDMTEVSRLFNEYRMFYGQSSDVEGASRFMEERMNNNESIVFIAQCIKDRKERAGAAQAVNEGKYNEAEGQAAGLVQIYPSYSSVSMGPIWILNDLYVDANYRQQGIARKLMQAVMKQAADHGILRITLSTAVSNQQAQALYESEGYAQDQSFMYYECSVKGGML